A region of Schistosoma mansoni strain Puerto Rico chromosome 1, complete genome DNA encodes the following proteins:
- a CDS encoding kelch-like protein has protein sequence MSDCFFISTLPEYLLDRKLIINNNHIHSINGYKLAKSSIIFKNQLIKLRQIELKNDPLHLNSLSNLKLQPFIIHYSNIYALECLLSFIHCNEETRYQLLYNNIQLSTIYSLLKVGLYFQIYEFTNDCLDIVQSKLNIENCLNFWKISEKKLFFKKISKFYKIIFNYLLIHFNEINKTKNFLKLNLIELKILLKNDLLNCLNEKYLFNIIIKWINYKKIERELYIYDLLTCLRLGRLSNEDLNDLSKHPIIQKMWNSCNHLLLMARSPNKELIPYLDSSWRRDKLTLNVGHAYSGCVLHKTQIYIIGGYVPSGPTQTLKVFELTNLKWKILSPMHEKRNYVCACSLNNYIYAIGGHNGKIRLRSVERYDIEQKQWFFVSPMHQVRSDAGAHSFSGYIYVVGGFDGDHFHDSVEMYDPRTDQWSLVAPMNSIRSGVSVIVYDHYLYAIGGNDGSQRLRTVERYNPNTNRWQMMPSMIHKRSNFCVTTLDEMIYVIGGWNDETNSTISSVERWSPNSSTHWEPVRELHIPASASCCCTVTGINLLLNFI, from the exons ATGtctgattgtttttttattagtaCACTTCCAGAATATCTTCTTGATCGTAaattaattatcaataataatcatattcattCTATCAATGGATATAAATTAGCTAAATcaagtattatttttaaaaatcaactAATTAAATTACgtcaaattgaattaaaaaatGATCCATTACACTTGAATAGTTTATCTAATTTAAAATTACAaccatttattattcattattcaaatatttatgcattagaatgtttattatcatttatacaTTGTAATGAAGAAACACGTTAtcaattattatataataatattcaattatcaactatttattcattattaaaagttggtttatattttcaaatatatgaATTTACTAATGATTGTCTTGATATTGTTCAATctaaattgaatattgaaaattgtttaaatttttggaaaatttctgaaaaaaaattattttttaaaaaaatatcaaaattttataaaataatttttaattatttattaattcattttaatgaaattaataaaacaaaaaattttttaaaattaaatttaattgaattaaaaattttattaaaaaatgatttacttaattgtttaaatgaaaaatatttatttaatattattataaaatggattaattataaaaaaatagagcgggaattatatatttatgattTATTAACATGTTTAAGATTAGGTAGATTATCTAATGaagatttaaatgatttatCAAAACATCCAATAATACAAAAAATGTGGAATTCATGTAATCATTTACTATTGATGGCACGTTCTCCTAATAAAGAATTAATACCATATCTTGATAGTTC TTGGCGTCGTGATAAATTAACTCTTAATGTTGGTCACGCCTATTCTGGTTGTGTTTTGCATAAAACACAAATTTACATTATAGGTGGTTATGTGCCTAGTGGACCAACTCAAACTCTTAAAGTTTTTGAATTAACGAATCTTAAATGGAAGATTTTATCACCAATGCATGAGAAAAGAAATTATGTATGTGCATGCAGTttaaacaattatatatatgcTATCGGTGGACATAATGGCAAAATTCGACTGCGCTCAGTTGAAAGGTATGATATAGAACAAAAACAATGGTTTTTTGTTTCACCAATGCATCAAGTTCGTAGTGACGCTGGAGCTCATTCATTTTCAGGGTATATATATGTTGTTGGAGGTTTCGATGGTGATCATTTTCATGACTCTGTAGAAATGTATGATCCCCGTACAGATCAATGGTCACTAGTAGCTCCAATGAATAGTATTCGAAGTGGTGTTAGTGTTATtgtatatgatcattatttgtATGCCATCGGTGGTAACGACGGAAGTCAAAGACTACGAACAGTAGAACGATATAATCCGAATACAAATCGATGGCAAATGATGCCTTCAATGATTCATAAAAgaagtaatttttgtgttactACATTAGATGAAATGATATATGTTATTGGAGGTTGGAATGATGAAACTAATTCAACAATCTCTTCAGTTGAACGATGGTCTCCAAATTCTTCTACGCATTGGGAACCTGTTAGAGAATTACACATTCCAGCAAGTGCGAGTTGCTGTTGTACAGTGACtggaataaatttattattaaacttCATATAA